The genomic stretch tttctttctgagggaaaacttgctactgtacgcatcacaccttcctcttggggttcctaacggacgtgtgttaattgcacgcatcagtccgccaaagcaatttggggcgcgccggacaaaaaatgcgttccagccgcgtcccccaaagcccatttttgtccggcgcggcccgatacggtgtccggcgccccgagcccgtccccgtcccacaggggatgctccgggcacgccggacacaacgaaaagcgaggcggggagtggcggggccgacccggcagcggcacagttaattttaacctaaccgtcgcctacctcgcgacggaagttattcgcgcgcagtgacacacggcggcatctttgccttaatggcgacagaGGGGCAgatgagacgtctcgtcggtgctgcgcagcctccacgcgtcgccggcgttcgcacgccaccgcccgttcccgcgcgatcttcccgcctcttctcgcctgttcccgcgctttctacccgacgccggcgtctataaaaaggcctcccggctcaatggtagccaccacaccccgccggccacaaacacaaccctcgtcgctccaccgccatctcctccaccaccagtggcaatggcgaaccgccccggcgctggccacttccctcaaccgccgtctcctccacttccagtcCCGGAATCGCAGGTCGACACCTACCCTACGACCCGaaaagagcggcggcggcgagggatacagaactggcgtgcacaccgtcagcagcggcgggaggcactcgaccagcagcgtgaggcggcgcaggcggcagatctagcggcgttctgcgcccatggccccgctgctGACAAGGCCGCGACGGCAGTAGCGTGGCAcgagcagcagtgcgacaccgttgcggcgttcgacgcctcgacgggagaaGAGGCACGACggtgccggtaccgggaggagatggagcagcggtgggctgaagagcgccagcgcgatgagcgggatgcgctgtaccgtgaacggcgggaggcgatcgagcgccggcggcaggagtcgatcgagcgccagcagcagctggcggcggaggagcgtcatcatcgggaggcggcgctgacggcgatctgggggaggagggcggaccagttggcggcggaggccgacatgttggcggcggcgatgatggcggcgccaacagatgtggaggaggaggcgccaatgaaggaggaggaggccgacacggaggagaccgaggtggaggacgacgacgacaagttcgagtggtccgacgacgacgggccacaCCCGGATgaaacggccgatcagcaacgcacgctcgtcgagtcgttcgagtcagagaagaagctccaggacgacgcccgtgcccgcgaagaagcgcagattcgtcgcgccgtcgagctctccctccaggcgatgCAGCAGGGGAGGGCCGACGTCGACGCggtgctggagcagcggcgtctggccaccgccctacgcacggagaggcggcgcgcgcagcaagagctgcggcggagggcagGCGACGCCGAGGcgagccgtcgaacgcaccgtcgggcggtcagtaggctaggtttagatgaaagctagcagttttcattcaaactttgtaatatataatcaaaattgaatgaaaacttttattttcgtgcaccaatatttatttggggacgtttgggggacgcggctggggagcaacgtccctcaaacgcggcacgaacaaaacacgtcgacgctctggggacgcgactggagatgctataAAAAGCAACCAAGCAAAGTGAATCGATTCAGGAGCTAGGTGTACTAGGCATGTCCGTGAGTGCTAGCTGTACTAGGCATGTCCGTGAATGGATTCGATTCAGAAGCTAGCTGAATCTATTGAGGAATGCTAGCTTCATtagtttcttttctgtttatttttatttttgttcaaatttgaaaatagtttaaattcagaaaaaatttaaatttgcaaatagttcagaattaaaaaaatgttcaaactttaaaaacattcaaatttgaaaaccgttcaaatacaaaaaaatgttcaaattagaaatccattgaaatttgaaaaatattcaaatacaaaaatattcaaattataaaagcgttcaaatttaaaatccgttcaaatttgaaaaatattcaaaaaaataagttcaaattataaaagcgttcaaatttgaaatccgttcaaatatataaagcgttcaaatttgaaaaaatgttcaaattcgaaaaatgttcataactaagaatgttaatttttggaaaaaataaattttacaaatttaaaaatgttcaaatttaaattatatCCATACCCGAaagtgttcaaatttcgaaaaaaaattaaatcaaaatctgaatatttttaaaatttcgaatctgaacagattttgaaattttgttctccgaatttttttttaaagttagatattgaaaaaggaaaatattaacagaaaagaaacagcaaaaaagaaaaaacttaccTACtcttaatgggccgcggcccaaccagccgacctggtcggtggggtgtgcggtgccccgtacacgccgaccaggtcggtgtacagcATCCCCCGGACGGCGGCGAGTACGAACCCTAACTCTGATATACTTGCAAGGTAACGAATCTCGATCGATCTCCCGATTTGGTGGCCGGTGACGGAGACGGAGACGGAGACGGACTCCGAGTGCCGTCGACCGCCTCGCGCGGGCACATATAAGGCTAACCCCTCCCCCTCCGTGCCTGTACAGACACCTACGAACGCAAGGCGCGGCGAGGATCCGTAGAATCAGCCATGTCAGCGGCCCTTCGACACGCGGCGAGGAGGATTGGCGGCCGCGCGCTGCAGCGCCCGCCGGCGGAGGTGCAGCGGCGGCTCTTCAGCGCCGGACGAAGCAGCGACGCCAAGGTTTGATTTTTTCCTCTGCTGTTGTTCGCCTGAACCAGAACAAAGAAACTAGCGGCAAATCAAAGTAGAGACACATGATGTGCGAGAGGAAGCAAGCGTTTTGGATTTCCATCGAAACTGAGCTTAGTTTAGGGCACACATATATACACGGGTTAAAAATCATCCCGAGTTGTTCAACCAAGCCAGAATTGTACTACCCTAATCctaatctaaattttgacaaatctaaatTTTGCTGTATTAGGCAATGGTTTAAAGTCTACAATCTTATTTTTGTGTCATGTGTTCAACCAGACCCTTAGAATGTCCCAACATCCATGAATCTTCTCCTAGTATTTGTTATCTGAATTTCAACGGGAAGTGCTTTTGGCTCTTGAGCTCCAGTGATCTCAtcatttaaaaaatattttttgcaagttatataaaaaaatctgaaaataattctggAGATTTGTCATTGctacatctcacaatcatgcgAAATCTCAACCCTAACATATTTTTATGTTGTGCtggacaaaaaagaaaaaaactgatATGTTTTAGAGATTTGAAAATCTACACTTTCGTCATTTTTCTGGAGTATTGAAAATTGATTTTTTGCACGTTTGTGTGATACATCATTAGCTAAATACgcattttttccagaattttttgtAACCAAGAGCATTGGTGCCTGTGCGCACCAAATCTCTATTCTCAATACAAACTCATTTTGTGCTAATGCATGAGCTGCTGCAGGGCCTTGCTGTTGATGGGGAAAAGGATTTGGTAGGGAAAGTCAAGAAGATGAAAGAGGAGATGTACAGTGTTCTCTACGAGTGTCAGGAGAAGAAGATTTTTCATGGCACAGCGCGACAGAATGCTGAGCTGCTGGAGGATCTTTCTGGGCAAGTCGAGCCTAGAACCAATGACTTCCGCTGGTATAGCCTCGAACATCTACACATTGTactctcttttttcctttataTCTATGACAGATTGTATGGTTTTAATTCTTATTATGCCATCTGACATGTAGGCGCAC from Lolium rigidum isolate FL_2022 chromosome 4, APGP_CSIRO_Lrig_0.1, whole genome shotgun sequence encodes the following:
- the LOC124706911 gene encoding uncharacterized protein LOC124706911, which encodes MSAALRHAARRIGGRALQRPPAEVQRRLFSAGRSSDAKGLAVDGEKDLVGKVKKMKEEMYSVLYECQEKKIFHGTARQNAELLEDLSGQVEPRTNDFRWRTHRIGKMLSDSIMLAGVFSVNYVVLDKLIGPYPKERGKIEPSLEA